Proteins encoded in a region of the Phoenix dactylifera cultivar Barhee BC4 chromosome 3, palm_55x_up_171113_PBpolish2nd_filt_p, whole genome shotgun sequence genome:
- the LOC103722795 gene encoding pentatricopeptide repeat-containing protein At4g19220, mitochondrial isoform X1 — MARNLRGFGFKSLLVSKSIIPLATPRHVHFSPQGFIERSLSHPLLTYSSLDHHLSDEMPQRAAFVFHILKLLKRTSLDTSLIASIHGLSVKSDAISDLSARTSLLTAYARAHDLDSSMALFDEAVARDVIIWNAIINAFVLNCHFQTSIVLFQEMTKCFGKYDSTTLVIMMSAFSRTHNLRHGTALHGMIIKRCFDFDVYLCNALIDMYAKCGDWNSSELVFGVMEAKDAASWNSMINGSLYNSLPVKSVFCFREMSRSFVREDEVSLSGVISACSYLEELFAFGESVHGWVIKLGYQGIPLSSVSNSLISFYSRHGDVETAELIFKRLVDRNVVSWNSMISGLVENGRFDRALDFFWEMQKTSAMQTDGVTVVTIIPVCGEFNLLRQGKSIHGFTIRRELDPMDCSIENSLLDMYLKCDDVATANLLFRTMPNRDLISWNTMISGYARIISLKREARVLFSELLQTDLKCSLTTLLAILPACTCPNDLSFGKAVHCWMLKFGFANCVLAVNALMLMYINCGELTASSMLLKSILSVSDVISWNTIIVGYVQNGCYKEALEAFEFMCCSLLLNPDSITLVSALSACGHLELLLHGCFIHAFALKSSMDCDVRVRNALITMYFRCQDIMSAESVFQMDGDRNLCSWTCMISGYVQNKEGGRALEIFRHMEDFVPNEISIVGILCACTQLGNLRLGKEINGHVFRFELQTNAFISSALLDMYSKCGRLNTAFRVFETSAEKSISCWNSMISAYGFHGHGRIAIELFLKMCELGVKATESTFIALLSACSHSGLVDEGWKFYNLMSEKFGIKPTVEHHVCMVDMLGRARRLGEAYEFVMKMPVKPEPGVWGALLSACNDPADLKLGKSIGEHLFASEPENAGYYVTVSNLYAYYGLWSDAVNIRSMIRDRGLVKPPGCSAINVLSG, encoded by the coding sequence ATGGCAAGAAATCTAAGGGGCTTTGGTTTCAAATCCCTTCTCGTTTCCAAAAGCATAATACCACTCGCAACACCTCGCCATGTCCATTTTTCTCCCCAAGGCTTCATCGAGAGATCCCTATCCCATCCTCTCCTCACTTACTCCTCCTTGGACCACCACCTGTCCGACGAAATGCCTCAGAGAGCTGCCTTTGTCTTCCACATCCTGAAACTCCTTAAACGTACGTCGCTGGACACCAGCCTCATCGCTTCAATTCATGGCTTATCTGTTAAAAGTGATGCTATCTCTGACCTCTCAGCTCGCACGTCCCTCCTCACTGCATATGCGAGAGCCCATGATCTGGATTCGTCTATGGCTCTCTTTGATGAAGCTGTCGCCCGAGATGTGATCATTTGGAATGCCATCATCAATGCATTCGTCCTCAATTGCCACTTCCAAACTTCGATTGTTCTTTTCCAAGAAATGACAAAGTGTTTTGGGAAATACGATTCGACAACGCTGGTTATCATGATGTCGGCTTTTTCTCGTACGCATAACTTGAGGCATGGAACAGCTCTCCATGGTATGATCATTAAGAGATGTTTTGACTTTGATGTTTATCTCTGTAATGCTTTGATCGATATGTATGCCAAGTGCGGCGATTGGAACTCCTCAGAGCTTGTCTTTGGAGTGATGGAAGCCAAGGATGCTGCTTCGTGGAATTCTATGATAAATGGAAGCCTCTATAATAGTCTTCCGGTAAAATCTGTTTTCTGTTTCAGGGAAATGAGTCGCTCGTTTGTTAGAGAGGATGAAGTTAGTCTATCAGGTGTGATCTCTGCATGCTCTTATTTGGAAGAGTTGTTTGCTTTTGGGGAATCAGTGCATGGTTGGGTGATCAAATTGGGGTACCAGGGGATCCCTCTTTCTTCTGTGTCCAATTCTCTTATTTCCTTCTATTCTCGACATGGGGATGTGGAAACTGCAGAGTTGATATTCAAAAGACTTGTTGATAGGAACGTGGTTTCATGGAATTCAATGATAAGTGGATTGGTGGAGAATGGAAGATTTGATCGGGCTCTTGACTTTTTCTGGGAGATGCAGAAGACATCAGCAATGCAAACCGACGGTGTAACAGTGGTAACCATCATTCCAGTCTGTGGTGAGTTCAACCTGCTTCGTCAAGGGAAATCAATTCATGGGTTTACCATCCGGAGGGAACTTGATCCCATGGATTGCTCAATAGAAAACAGCTTGCTTGATATGTATCTCAAGTGTGATGATGTAGCAACTGCAAACCTTCTCTTCAGAACCATGCCTAACAGAGACTTGATCTCATGGAACACGATGATCTCCGGGTATGCACGAATTATCTCACTAAAAAGAGAGGCTAGAGTTTTGTTCTCTGAATTGCTTCAGACAGATCTGAAATGTAGCTTGACTACTCTGCTAGCTATTCTTCCTGCTTGCACTTGCCCCAATGACCTTAGCTTTGGGAAAGCAGTTCACTGTTGGATGCTTAAGTTTGGATTTGCAAACTGTGTTTTAGCTGTCAACGCCCTTATGCTTATGTATATCAATTGTGGGGAGCTAACAGCTTCTTCCATGCTGTTGAAAAGCATTCTGTCTGTATCGGATGTCATCTCATGGAATACAATCATAGTAGGCTATGTGCAAAATGGCTGTTACAAGGAAGCACTTGAAGCCTTTGAGTTCATGTGCTGCTCTTTGCTTCTAAATCCTGACTCGATCACATTGGTTAGTGCTCTGTCAGCATGCGGACATCTTGAATTACTGTTGCATGGCTGTTTTATCCATGCTTTTGCATTGAAGAGTTCTATGGACTGTGATGTTCGGGTGAGAAATGCATTGATAACCATGTATTTCCGATGTCAGGATATTATGAGTGCTGAATCGGTGTTTCAAATGGATGGTGATCGAAATTTGTGCTCATGGACTTGTATGATCTCTGGTTATGTGCAGAACAAGGAGGGTGGAAGAGCTTTAGAAATCTTTCGTCATATGGAAGATTTTGTACCTAATGAGATCTCCATTGTTGGCATTCTATGTGCTTGTACTCAACTAGGAAATCTTAGGCTTGGTAAGGAAATTAATGGCCATGTGTTTCGTTTTGAGCTACAGACTAATGCTTTTATATCCTCAGCGCTGTTGGATATGTACAGCAAATGTGGAAGACTAAACACTGCTTTTCGAGTATTTGAAACTTCTGCTGAGAAATCTATTTCCTGCTGGAACTCCATGATATCAGCATATGGATTTCATGGGCACGGAAGAATAGCCATTGAGCTTTTTTTGAAGATGTGTGAATTGGGTGTCAAAGCTACCGAGAGCACCTTCATTGCTCTATTATCAGCATGCAGCCACTCTGGACTGGTTGATGAAGGATGGAAGTTTTACAACCTCATGTCAGAGAAATTTGGGATTAAACCTACTGTCGAGCACCATGTTTGCATGGTTGATATGCTCGGTCGTGCCAGAAGGCTTGGAGAAGCTTATGAATTTGTTATGAAAATGCCTGTCAAACCAGAACCAGGAGTTTGGGGAGCTCTTTTAAGTGCTTGCAATGATCCTGCTGATCTTAAACTGGGAAAATCTATTGGAGAGCATTTATTTGCCTCTGAACCTGAAAATGCAGGTTATTATGTTACAGTTTCAAACTTATATGCATATTATGGTTTGTGGAGTGATGCTGTAAACATTAGGAGCATGATTAGAGATAGAGGTCTGGTGAAGCCTCCAGGTTGCAGTGCCATTAATGTTCTGAGTGGGTGA
- the LOC103722796 gene encoding momilactone A synthase-like: protein MLRMAFRLKSSTVVNGVREAPRTMSQRRQQQHFSTNPGRLAGKVAMITGAASGIGKATATEFINHGAKVIIADIQQQLGEAAAEELGPDATFITCDVTEESQVAAAVDLAVTEHGHLDIMYNNAGIAGSLTPSITSLDLTNFDRIMAVNVRSVVAGIKHAARVMMPRRAGCILCTASVTAIMGGLAPHGYSISKAAVLGAVKSAAAELSKYGIRVNCISPHAIPTPFGINSMLELFPGADAERLAEMVYSTGELEGARCEAVDVARAAVYLASDDAKYVSGHNLVVDGGFTAFKRMDLPPP, encoded by the exons ATGCTGCGAATGGCGTTCAG ACTGAAGAGTAGCACGGTGGTCAATGGCGTCCGGGAGGCCCCACGCACTATGAGCCAgcggcggcagcagcagcacttcTCCACCAATCCTGGGAG GCTTGCCGGCAAGGTTGCCATGATAACTGGTGCTGCGAGCGGCATAGGAAAGGCTACTGCGACCGAATTCATTAACCATGGCGCCAAAGTCATCATTGCAGACATCCAGCAGCAGCTCGGCGAGGCCGCCGCCGAGGAGCTGGGCCCAGATGCCACTTTCATCACCTGCGATGTCACTGAAGAATCCCAAGTTGCCGCTGCCGTCGATCTCGCTGTCACCGAGCATGGCCACCTCGACATCATGTACAACAATGCCGGCATTGCCGGCTCCCTCACTCCCTCCATCACCAGTCTCGACCTCACTAACTTTGACCGGATCATGGCGGTCAACGTCCGGTCGGTCGTTGCTGGAATCAAGCATGCTGCCCGTGTGATGATGCCACGCCGAGCTGGATGCATCTTGTGCACTGCAAGTGTTACTGCAATCATGGGTGGGCTTGCCCCGCATGGCTACTCGATCTCGAAAGCGGCGGTGCTGGGGGCGGTGAAgtctgcagcagcggagctcagCAAGTATGGGATCAGGGTGAACTGCATTTCGCCTCATGCCATTCCGACGCCTTTTGGAATCAATTCGATGCTGGAGCTGTTCCCGGGAGCTGATGCCGAGAGACTGGCGGAGATGGTCTATAGCACCGGGGAGCTGGAGGGGGCGAGGTGCGAGGCGGTGGATGTGGCGAGGGCCGCCGTCTATTTGGCTTCAGATGATGCTAAGTATGTAAGTGGCCACAATCTGGTGGTGGATGGAGGTTTCACAGCATTCAAAAGGATGGATTTGCCGCCACCTTGA
- the LOC103722803 gene encoding uncharacterized protein LOC103722803: MASVTSKEEEEETQILDLNSPSPVLEAPGCVLENVHRVIDTRSRNQAFGSDGHDRDEGMQRTEAASVVDACRGERKEGKCCSIWCSSDQGNKVYVTDSEASSDEEDGAGSIRRKGLTYVHVESIQSTGLVPKHSMMPEECDTNPKFSLCNGDSNKHQKNAIAKPVAEVIRMDMNPNTIRDTSPAATKVGKFVLDHKDDLHNHLQGYCSSEPIDKLNHPRVNEEMNALALAGKEQSMNTTQSIFGELNLSHSLINNRAAAGLAYIGSQEPGELSQANAMDVVDKLLSAYNVGSSQHIDTGRTQGASSFHILVASGAQCLAKRADHSWSVRRAGIFDWDDSLEDERQDGFLSNRNDCFCSNRANVCESPSVSLKPIYLNSKIIGGAHDMSGQRECGNCKMHSNRTSLTCPDRCLVPENPVRSKKLHESMTKTKNLFKDADEWSNSKSLVLQSEAVDVVECVEDVYDVGPNTQMAAEAMEALFCGAPVNHGLEDASPVGGILTTDSRRGVIVEKASAMNISLQKIVSSSLKSEGIQMQYKGRKARKTISNRVNLSSRKCSSKSTMKRKLERTAEKTEVDKENRDLKERSHAVASANPNEYSESFKQQKASEIVNGTFVKEVDKYCKSWTSTGKLSDSIIGKHSLSHMPVLHQTKRRETKATNDVSFPEAQMKENIHFVDASGLLMPTKNNRTKVSGRNTTLERKFASHPDVLDKKGKNKEELIISAWKREALSHRRWRTMHPITSGNSDNNGNLSNRLLSNDVKTTANLQRTKQGRIKDIVRSLPEILDAAKRGKRTVFTRLPSRSGQIPSNPPKLSPMSSLQKGASVNFAACRPDLGKDSKKCSTNNCSTVVMKHRVPLKEVAVPKLNPESVSNFKDIEGRSLNIQHSDVACNAPLKEINTGVPFCMAYDALRRPCKNSISKSSSARELIRLEATEPASTWILKDSRKRKDMASVHVLFSQNLDEDIIKQQKKIMMRFRIPVASSISDATHFVTDKFARTRNMLEAMAMGKPIVTNAWLESCGQASCYIDEKNYILRDLKKEKEIGFSMPVSLNRARHCPLLQGMGVLITPKVKPDRALIASLVKAAHGQPLEQIGSHEMKENKVPDDLIIISCEEDYEICIPFLEKGGDVFSSELLLSGIVIQKLEFERHRLFLDHAK; encoded by the exons ATGGCTTCCGTTACcagtaaagaagaagaagaagaaacccaaATCTTGGACCTGAATTCCCCTTCACCAG TGTTGGAAGCTCCAGGTTGCGTCCTTGAAAATGTTCATCGGGTAATCGATACCCGGTCCAGGAATCAAGCCTTTGGTTCTGATGGCCATGATCGAGATGAGGGAATGCAGAGAACTGAGGCGGCGAGTGTTGTCGATGCTTGTCGAGGGGAAAGAAAGGAGGGAAAGTGTTGCTCTATTTGGTGCTCGAGTGATCAGGGGAACAAGGTTTACGTCACGGACTCGGAAGCCTCATCTGATGAAGAGGATGGCGCAG GATCTATAAGAAGAAAAGGCCTTACTTATGTTCATGTAGAATCAATACAGTCTACCGGTCTTGTTCCTAAACATAGTATGATGCCAGAGGAATGTGACACTAATCCAAaattttctctgtgcaatggTGATTCCAACAAGCATCAAAAAAATGCAATTGCAAAGCCTGTTGCTGAGGTGATCAGGATGGATATGAATCCAAATACTATAAGAGATACGTCTCCTGCTGCCACCAAAGTAGGTAAATTTGTCCTGGATCACAAGGATGACTTGCATAATCATTTACAGGGTTACTGTAGTTCTGAACCCAttgacaaactaaatcatccaaGAGTGAATGAAGAAATGAATGCATTGGCACTGGCTGGAAAGGAGCAAAGCATGAATACAACCCAAAGCATTTTCGGAGAACTGAACCTTTCTCATTCACTCATCAACAATCGTGCTGCTGCAGGATTGGCCTATATTGGGTCTCAAGAACCAGGTGAGTTGTCCCAAGCCAATGCTATGGATGTTGTGGATAAGTTACTTTCAGCCTATAATGTCGGATCATCTCAACATATTGACACTGGGAGAACCCAAGGGGCAAGCTCATTTCACATCTTAGTTGCAAGTGGAGCCCAATGCTTGGCTAAAAGGGCTGATCATAGTTGGTCAGTTAGAAGGGCTGGAATTTTTGACTGGGATGACAGTCTTGAAGATGAAAGACAAGATGGTTTCCTTAGTAATAGAAATGATTGCTTCTGTTCAAATCGAGCGAATGTGTGTGAATCCCCTAGTGTATCCTTAAAGCCTATATATCTCAACTCCAAAATTATTGGAGGTGCACATGATATGAGTGGGCAGAGGGAATGTGGAAACTGCAAAATGCATTCAAACAGAACCAGTTTAACGTGTCCAGATCGATGCTTAGTACCAGAAAATCCAGTAAGAAGCaaaaaattacatgaatctATGACAAAAACAAAGAATCTTTTCAAGGATGCAGATGAATGGTCTAACTCAAAATCTCTAGTGCTGCAATCGGAGGCAGTTGATGTAGTTGAATGCGTAGAAGATGTGTATGATGTGGGCCCTAATACTCAAATGGCTGCTGAAGCTATGGAGGCCTTATTTTGTGGTGCTCCCGTTAATCATGGTTTGGAAGATGCAAGTCCTGTAGGTGGAATTTTGACTACAGATTCCAGAAGAGGTGTGATAGTGGAGAAGGCTTCAGCAATGAATATTTCACTCCAAAAGATCGTTTCCTCTAGTCTTAAGTCAGAAGGCATTCAAATGCAATATAAAGGAAGAAAGGCACGCAAGACTATATCTAACAGGGTAAACTTAAGTTCTAGGAAATGCTCTAGTAAATCAACAATGAAGAGGAAATTAGAGCGCACAGCAGAAAAAACAGAAGTGGATAAGGAAAACAGGGATCTGAAAGAACGCTCACATGCTGTAGCCTCTGCCAATCCGAATGAATATTCAGAATCATTCAAGCAACAGAAGGCATCAGAAATAGTGAATGGAACCTTCGTCAAAGAGGTTGACAAATATTGCAAGTCATGGACATCTACAGGAAAGCTTTCAGACAGCATTATAGGGAAGCACTCCTTAAGCCATATGCCTGTTTTGCATCAAACTAAGCGGAGGGAAACTAAGGCTACCAATGATGTAAGCTTTCCTGAGGctcaaatgaaagaaaatatccattttgtagaTGCATCTGGACTGCTGATGCCCACCAAGAACAATCGTACTAAAGTTTCAGGCAGAAATACTACACTTGAAAGGAAGTTTGCAAGTCATCCTGATGTGCTGgataaaaaagggaaaaataagGAAGAGCTTATAATCAGTGCATGGAAAAGAGAAGCTTTGAGCCACCGAAGATGGAGGACAATGCATCCAATTACTTCAGGCAATTCAGATAATAATGGCAACTTGAGCAACCGATTGCTCTCAAATGATGTTAAGACAACAGCTAATTTGCAACGCACAAAGCAAGGAAGGATCAAAGATATCGTAAGAAGTCTTCCCGAAATCCTAGATGCAGCAAAGAGGGGAAAAAGAACAGTTTTTACACGGTTACCTTCCCGAAGTGGTCAAATCCCATCTAATCCTCCAAAGTTGTCACCAATGTCTTCTCTGCAAAAAGGGGCATCAGTAAATTTTGCTGCATGTAGACCTGATTTAGGAAAGGATTCCAAGAAATGTTCGACCAATAATTGTTCCACTGTTGTGATGAAGCACAGAGTACCTCTTAAAGAAGTGGCAGTACCCAAGTTGAACCCAGAATCTGTATCTAATTTCAAGGATATTGAAGGGAGATCTCTTAACATTCAACACTCTGATGTAGCATGTAATGCACcattaaaagaaataaatacaGGGGTGCCTTTCTGCATGGCTTATGACGCTCTGAGAAGACCATGCAAGAACAGCATTTCAAAATCATCTAGTGCTAGAGAGCTCATCAGGCTAGAAGCTACTGAACCAGCATCCACCTGGATATTGAAAGATTCACGAAAAAGAAAGGACATGGCCAGTGTTCATGTTCTGTTCAGCCAAAATTTGGATGAAGATATAATCAAGCAGCAAAAAAAA ATCATGATGCGCTTTAGAATTCCAGTTGCATCATCAATTTCAGATGCAACACACTTTGTCACAGATAAGTTTGCACGAACAAGGAATATGTTAGAAGCAATGGCTATGGGTAAACCGATAGTGACAAATGCATGGCTTGAAAGCTGTGGACAGGCTAGCTGCTATATTGATGAAAAAAATTACATACTGAGGGATctaaagaaggaaaaggagatTGGCTTCAGCATGCCTGTTTCATTGAATCGTGCACGCCACTGTCCGCTGTTGCAG GGTATGGGTGTGTTAATCACGCCAAAGGTAAAACCTGATCGAGCGCTAATAGCTAGTTTGGTCAAGGCAGCACATGGTCAG CCATTGGAACAAATTGGAAGTCATGAAATGAAGGAGAACAAAGTACCAGATGACCTTATTATTATTTCATGCGAAGAAGATTATGAAATTTGCATTCCCTTCCTTGAAAAAG GAGGAGATGTTTTCAGTTCAGAACTTCTACTGAGTGGTATTGTTATTCAGAAATTGGAGTTTGAAAG ACATCGCCTTTTTCTGGATCATGCTAAGTGA
- the LOC103722795 gene encoding pentatricopeptide repeat-containing protein At4g19220, mitochondrial isoform X2: MARNLRGFGFKSLLVSKSIIPLATPRHVHFSPQGFIERSLSHPLLTYSSLDHHLSDEMPQRAAFVFHILKLLKPRTSLLTAYARAHDLDSSMALFDEAVARDVIIWNAIINAFVLNCHFQTSIVLFQEMTKCFGKYDSTTLVIMMSAFSRTHNLRHGTALHGMIIKRCFDFDVYLCNALIDMYAKCGDWNSSELVFGVMEAKDAASWNSMINGSLYNSLPVKSVFCFREMSRSFVREDEVSLSGVISACSYLEELFAFGESVHGWVIKLGYQGIPLSSVSNSLISFYSRHGDVETAELIFKRLVDRNVVSWNSMISGLVENGRFDRALDFFWEMQKTSAMQTDGVTVVTIIPVCGEFNLLRQGKSIHGFTIRRELDPMDCSIENSLLDMYLKCDDVATANLLFRTMPNRDLISWNTMISGYARIISLKREARVLFSELLQTDLKCSLTTLLAILPACTCPNDLSFGKAVHCWMLKFGFANCVLAVNALMLMYINCGELTASSMLLKSILSVSDVISWNTIIVGYVQNGCYKEALEAFEFMCCSLLLNPDSITLVSALSACGHLELLLHGCFIHAFALKSSMDCDVRVRNALITMYFRCQDIMSAESVFQMDGDRNLCSWTCMISGYVQNKEGGRALEIFRHMEDFVPNEISIVGILCACTQLGNLRLGKEINGHVFRFELQTNAFISSALLDMYSKCGRLNTAFRVFETSAEKSISCWNSMISAYGFHGHGRIAIELFLKMCELGVKATESTFIALLSACSHSGLVDEGWKFYNLMSEKFGIKPTVEHHVCMVDMLGRARRLGEAYEFVMKMPVKPEPGVWGALLSACNDPADLKLGKSIGEHLFASEPENAGYYVTVSNLYAYYGLWSDAVNIRSMIRDRGLVKPPGCSAINVLSG; the protein is encoded by the exons ATGGCAAGAAATCTAAGGGGCTTTGGTTTCAAATCCCTTCTCGTTTCCAAAAGCATAATACCACTCGCAACACCTCGCCATGTCCATTTTTCTCCCCAAGGCTTCATCGAGAGATCCCTATCCCATCCTCTCCTCACTTACTCCTCCTTGGACCACCACCTGTCCGACGAAATGCCTCAGAGAGCTGCCTTTGTCTTCCACATCCTGAAACTCCTTAAAC CTCGCACGTCCCTCCTCACTGCATATGCGAGAGCCCATGATCTGGATTCGTCTATGGCTCTCTTTGATGAAGCTGTCGCCCGAGATGTGATCATTTGGAATGCCATCATCAATGCATTCGTCCTCAATTGCCACTTCCAAACTTCGATTGTTCTTTTCCAAGAAATGACAAAGTGTTTTGGGAAATACGATTCGACAACGCTGGTTATCATGATGTCGGCTTTTTCTCGTACGCATAACTTGAGGCATGGAACAGCTCTCCATGGTATGATCATTAAGAGATGTTTTGACTTTGATGTTTATCTCTGTAATGCTTTGATCGATATGTATGCCAAGTGCGGCGATTGGAACTCCTCAGAGCTTGTCTTTGGAGTGATGGAAGCCAAGGATGCTGCTTCGTGGAATTCTATGATAAATGGAAGCCTCTATAATAGTCTTCCGGTAAAATCTGTTTTCTGTTTCAGGGAAATGAGTCGCTCGTTTGTTAGAGAGGATGAAGTTAGTCTATCAGGTGTGATCTCTGCATGCTCTTATTTGGAAGAGTTGTTTGCTTTTGGGGAATCAGTGCATGGTTGGGTGATCAAATTGGGGTACCAGGGGATCCCTCTTTCTTCTGTGTCCAATTCTCTTATTTCCTTCTATTCTCGACATGGGGATGTGGAAACTGCAGAGTTGATATTCAAAAGACTTGTTGATAGGAACGTGGTTTCATGGAATTCAATGATAAGTGGATTGGTGGAGAATGGAAGATTTGATCGGGCTCTTGACTTTTTCTGGGAGATGCAGAAGACATCAGCAATGCAAACCGACGGTGTAACAGTGGTAACCATCATTCCAGTCTGTGGTGAGTTCAACCTGCTTCGTCAAGGGAAATCAATTCATGGGTTTACCATCCGGAGGGAACTTGATCCCATGGATTGCTCAATAGAAAACAGCTTGCTTGATATGTATCTCAAGTGTGATGATGTAGCAACTGCAAACCTTCTCTTCAGAACCATGCCTAACAGAGACTTGATCTCATGGAACACGATGATCTCCGGGTATGCACGAATTATCTCACTAAAAAGAGAGGCTAGAGTTTTGTTCTCTGAATTGCTTCAGACAGATCTGAAATGTAGCTTGACTACTCTGCTAGCTATTCTTCCTGCTTGCACTTGCCCCAATGACCTTAGCTTTGGGAAAGCAGTTCACTGTTGGATGCTTAAGTTTGGATTTGCAAACTGTGTTTTAGCTGTCAACGCCCTTATGCTTATGTATATCAATTGTGGGGAGCTAACAGCTTCTTCCATGCTGTTGAAAAGCATTCTGTCTGTATCGGATGTCATCTCATGGAATACAATCATAGTAGGCTATGTGCAAAATGGCTGTTACAAGGAAGCACTTGAAGCCTTTGAGTTCATGTGCTGCTCTTTGCTTCTAAATCCTGACTCGATCACATTGGTTAGTGCTCTGTCAGCATGCGGACATCTTGAATTACTGTTGCATGGCTGTTTTATCCATGCTTTTGCATTGAAGAGTTCTATGGACTGTGATGTTCGGGTGAGAAATGCATTGATAACCATGTATTTCCGATGTCAGGATATTATGAGTGCTGAATCGGTGTTTCAAATGGATGGTGATCGAAATTTGTGCTCATGGACTTGTATGATCTCTGGTTATGTGCAGAACAAGGAGGGTGGAAGAGCTTTAGAAATCTTTCGTCATATGGAAGATTTTGTACCTAATGAGATCTCCATTGTTGGCATTCTATGTGCTTGTACTCAACTAGGAAATCTTAGGCTTGGTAAGGAAATTAATGGCCATGTGTTTCGTTTTGAGCTACAGACTAATGCTTTTATATCCTCAGCGCTGTTGGATATGTACAGCAAATGTGGAAGACTAAACACTGCTTTTCGAGTATTTGAAACTTCTGCTGAGAAATCTATTTCCTGCTGGAACTCCATGATATCAGCATATGGATTTCATGGGCACGGAAGAATAGCCATTGAGCTTTTTTTGAAGATGTGTGAATTGGGTGTCAAAGCTACCGAGAGCACCTTCATTGCTCTATTATCAGCATGCAGCCACTCTGGACTGGTTGATGAAGGATGGAAGTTTTACAACCTCATGTCAGAGAAATTTGGGATTAAACCTACTGTCGAGCACCATGTTTGCATGGTTGATATGCTCGGTCGTGCCAGAAGGCTTGGAGAAGCTTATGAATTTGTTATGAAAATGCCTGTCAAACCAGAACCAGGAGTTTGGGGAGCTCTTTTAAGTGCTTGCAATGATCCTGCTGATCTTAAACTGGGAAAATCTATTGGAGAGCATTTATTTGCCTCTGAACCTGAAAATGCAGGTTATTATGTTACAGTTTCAAACTTATATGCATATTATGGTTTGTGGAGTGATGCTGTAAACATTAGGAGCATGATTAGAGATAGAGGTCTGGTGAAGCCTCCAGGTTGCAGTGCCATTAATGTTCTGAGTGGGTGA